A single region of the Streptomyces sp. NBC_00425 genome encodes:
- a CDS encoding glycoside hydrolase family 6 protein produces MTTPRPRRRAAAVLAALTACAALTTTQAQARPEPPSPSQSQSQPQPQSSSRDAPGQGAITSGTRFYADPHGKAAQQALVDLKRGDLANAANMARLASWPQAEWFTEGTPGEVRAKVRRLVHRAGAAHRTPVLVAYDVPGRDCTQYSSGGAASSAAYRQWIDAFAAGIGAGQAVVVVEPDGLALLPKDCGPGADPTGALTAARIADVAYAVRTLKARPRTAVYLDAGNVLWRPVGDMAQRLLDAGVRSADGFSLNVSNTLPTAHNARYGAWVAKCMWFASEGPEQARGHTDWCAGQYYSSAAPNDGVPGNAVDSADPATWRWTDAWFDQNVGAPPAGRLQHFVIDTSRNGRGAWAPEPGKYSGDPEVWCNAPGRGLGPRPTAATGVPLVDAYLWIKIPGESDGSCTRNTGGTIDPEYGIVDPPAGTWWPDQAHALARNAAPRLAFNR; encoded by the coding sequence ATGACAACACCTCGTCCGCGGCGCCGCGCGGCCGCGGTCCTAGCCGCCCTCACCGCCTGCGCCGCTCTCACCACGACGCAGGCCCAGGCCCGGCCGGAGCCCCCGTCCCCGTCCCAGTCCCAGTCCCAGCCACAGCCACAATCTTCGTCACGGGACGCACCGGGGCAGGGCGCGATCACCTCCGGCACAAGGTTCTACGCCGACCCGCACGGCAAGGCCGCACAGCAGGCCCTCGTGGACCTCAAGCGGGGTGACCTCGCGAACGCCGCGAACATGGCCCGGCTCGCGAGCTGGCCCCAGGCGGAATGGTTCACCGAGGGCACGCCCGGCGAGGTACGCGCCAAGGTGCGCCGGCTCGTCCACCGGGCCGGCGCGGCTCACCGGACGCCGGTCCTGGTCGCCTACGACGTGCCCGGCCGCGACTGCACGCAGTACTCCAGCGGCGGAGCGGCGTCCTCTGCCGCCTACCGGCAGTGGATCGACGCCTTCGCCGCCGGCATCGGCGCCGGACAGGCGGTGGTCGTCGTCGAACCCGACGGCCTGGCCCTCCTCCCGAAGGACTGCGGCCCCGGCGCCGACCCGACCGGCGCGCTCACGGCCGCCCGGATCGCCGACGTGGCGTACGCCGTCAGGACTCTCAAGGCCCGGCCGCGCACCGCGGTCTACCTTGACGCGGGGAACGTCCTGTGGCGGCCGGTCGGCGACATGGCACAGCGGCTCCTGGACGCCGGGGTCCGCTCCGCCGACGGCTTCTCGCTGAACGTGTCCAACACCCTCCCCACCGCCCACAACGCCAGGTACGGCGCCTGGGTGGCGAAGTGCATGTGGTTCGCTTCCGAGGGACCGGAGCAGGCGCGCGGCCACACCGACTGGTGCGCCGGTCAGTACTACTCGTCGGCCGCCCCCAACGACGGCGTCCCGGGCAACGCCGTGGACTCCGCCGATCCCGCCACCTGGCGGTGGACCGACGCCTGGTTCGACCAGAACGTGGGCGCCCCGCCGGCCGGCCGTCTGCAGCACTTCGTGATCGACACGAGCCGTAACGGTCGGGGCGCCTGGGCCCCGGAGCCGGGCAAGTACAGCGGGGACCCGGAGGTCTGGTGCAACGCTCCCGGACGGGGTCTCGGGCCGCGTCCCACCGCGGCCACGGGCGTGCCCCTCGTCGACGCCTACCTGTGGATCAAGATCCCCGGCGAGTCCGACGGCAGTTGCACGCGCAACACCGGCGGCACGATCGACCCGGAGTACGGCATCGTCGACCCGCCCGCCGGCACCTGGTGGCCCGACCAGGCGCATGCGCTGGCCCGCAACGCGGCGCCCCGCCTCGCGTTCAACCGCTGA
- a CDS encoding RICIN domain-containing protein, with amino-acid sequence MRYWLLDDSGLDFTGCHWHYSAHDDRSSPTGSPRSSPASRSAGDDTGRPAKGEGRLSNVHSGRVLDNPGASTSAGTALDQWQDTNAGNQWWKLVPAATSGSYHLVNVKSGLHADVQSGSAADGAKVVQWPAGSGSHQEWQPVGV; translated from the coding sequence GTGCGGTACTGGCTCCTCGACGACTCCGGACTGGACTTCACGGGCTGCCACTGGCACTACTCGGCGCACGACGACCGGTCGTCGCCGACCGGCTCACCTCGTTCGTCGCCGGCCTCCCGATCGGCTGGTGACGACACCGGACGCCCCGCCAAGGGCGAGGGGCGCCTGTCCAACGTCCACAGCGGCAGGGTGCTCGACAACCCGGGCGCCTCCACCAGCGCCGGCACGGCCTTGGACCAGTGGCAGGACACCAACGCCGGCAACCAGTGGTGGAAGCTCGTGCCGGCCGCCACCAGCGGCTCCTACCACCTCGTCAACGTCAAGAGCGGCCTGCATGCGGACGTGCAGAGCGGATCGGCCGCTGACGGCGCCAAGGTCGTCCAGTGGCCCGCCGGCAGCGGCTCCCACCAGGAATGGCAGCCCGTCGGAGTCTGA
- a CDS encoding DNRLRE domain-containing protein produces the protein MIRPAGDDADPNRAPARRSSRVKRIIAAAAGVTIAAASLMLTGTVPAQAATTVHTYAPTGVGGGTTTSPDQASTKYQVQVAGTPVQTVRYTANRNNFDIARFASDSRTPTITVTLPSTTIDTVNVYPARYYPPGSVSVSTDKHTLTFQMSADAGLNQAIVMVNGDSTSVTGQPYLAVINDPLEDPAQRPNTTSASDGSGVNLQTGVLNFQEFAAKYLAAHPNSTAQQAPAATTSSMAGKTVNGTAIPAGQQTSAGTLVSASSVNVRYPNVRVMAADDVTYALRAAIGTIKANPTALNTLYFPNGTYLWSGLLVNGVDGSKLKGGKLKIYTDEGALLKNRIQGYMEAFEPAVGIINSSNIEIDGRGVFDANGVANYRSDSHDAYRSQHQGGVMVMHSSDITFNDTYERDAKQWNYETHSANRVTFNNIKALTPYPQPWIDGTDFASGQDITANGVFTLGNDDAFASGHYNPSDGFTPLASGVWGNFQLGTSTPDVQGYANAVGAHDAVADDLGFDNYHWDNADSKNISVSNTLNWSAGAGNSIRIGWSSWGYKLNNYTFDNFNSLSQGAGGIFTQNSPKPYPRISSIVIKNSSFDTSRYTSGPIRLNGGNGSTQTITAEDQATYGLAPNPDGSGATYTYTRTPISTFKLDNVWFSQQKPNSSPLNGATNVTLNNLRVADQLVEYSSQFPLAPSGISTLTSTFTDPNGQTRNVRAGALTSGDTWVGAWTGDQTRNNSSDLTLITRNTGVGLMGEQYTTGSGDGKLSYIQFPLSSLTRAPSQATLHLTYVGHRYSSVPSTDTDQLLVQPVSDTACTGGGTSCPVNTMTWQNRPSFTATTSSVAKSATFTLGSTVIAEGGGTHQGNAIDGRDVTVDITSFVQNAYAAGRSTLVLAVGNAGGTNHELRFVSSEGAAGSGKLANGTADMAPGLTVTP, from the coding sequence ATGATCCGACCGGCCGGCGACGACGCCGACCCGAACCGCGCCCCGGCGCGACGCAGCTCGCGCGTGAAACGCATCATCGCGGCCGCTGCCGGCGTCACCATTGCGGCGGCGAGCCTCATGCTCACCGGCACCGTCCCCGCACAAGCCGCCACCACCGTCCACACGTACGCGCCGACGGGCGTGGGAGGCGGTACGACGACGTCCCCGGACCAGGCGTCCACCAAGTACCAGGTGCAGGTCGCCGGCACGCCCGTCCAGACCGTGCGGTACACCGCGAACCGCAACAACTTCGACATCGCGCGCTTCGCGTCGGACTCCCGGACACCGACGATCACGGTCACGCTGCCCAGCACCACGATCGACACGGTGAACGTCTACCCGGCGCGCTACTACCCGCCCGGCAGCGTCTCGGTGAGCACGGACAAGCACACCCTGACGTTCCAGATGTCAGCCGACGCCGGGTTGAACCAAGCGATCGTGATGGTCAACGGCGACTCGACCAGCGTGACGGGACAGCCCTACCTGGCGGTCATCAACGACCCTCTGGAAGACCCGGCGCAGCGTCCGAACACCACGAGCGCATCGGACGGTTCCGGCGTCAACCTGCAGACCGGCGTCCTCAACTTCCAGGAGTTCGCCGCGAAGTACCTCGCGGCGCACCCGAACAGCACGGCTCAGCAGGCTCCCGCCGCGACGACGAGCTCCATGGCCGGCAAGACCGTCAACGGCACCGCCATCCCCGCCGGTCAGCAAACCTCGGCCGGGACCCTGGTGAGCGCGAGCAGCGTCAATGTGCGGTACCCGAATGTGCGGGTCATGGCCGCCGACGACGTCACGTACGCCCTGCGGGCCGCCATCGGCACCATCAAAGCCAACCCCACGGCGCTCAACACGCTCTACTTCCCGAACGGCACGTACCTGTGGTCCGGTCTCCTGGTCAACGGTGTGGACGGCAGCAAGCTCAAGGGCGGCAAACTGAAGATCTACACCGACGAAGGGGCCCTGCTCAAGAACCGCATCCAGGGGTACATGGAGGCGTTCGAGCCGGCGGTCGGGATCATCAACTCGAGCAACATCGAAATCGACGGCCGCGGCGTCTTCGACGCCAACGGCGTGGCGAACTACCGCAGTGACTCGCACGACGCCTACCGCAGTCAGCACCAGGGCGGCGTCATGGTCATGCACTCGTCGGACATCACGTTCAACGACACCTACGAGCGTGACGCGAAGCAGTGGAACTACGAGACCCACAGCGCCAACAGGGTGACGTTCAACAACATCAAGGCCCTCACCCCGTACCCCCAGCCGTGGATCGACGGGACGGACTTCGCGAGCGGCCAGGACATCACCGCCAACGGCGTCTTCACCCTCGGCAACGACGACGCGTTCGCCTCCGGCCACTACAACCCCAGCGACGGATTCACCCCGCTGGCCTCCGGCGTGTGGGGCAACTTCCAGCTCGGCACCTCCACTCCCGACGTCCAGGGCTATGCCAACGCGGTGGGCGCCCACGACGCCGTCGCCGACGACCTCGGGTTCGACAACTACCACTGGGACAACGCGGACTCGAAGAACATCTCGGTCAGCAACACGTTGAACTGGTCCGCCGGTGCCGGCAACTCGATCCGAATCGGATGGAGTTCGTGGGGATACAAGCTCAACAACTACACGTTCGACAATTTCAACTCCCTCTCGCAGGGGGCCGGCGGCATCTTCACGCAGAACAGCCCCAAACCGTACCCGCGCATCTCGAGCATCGTGATCAAGAACAGCTCGTTCGACACCTCCCGGTACACGTCGGGACCGATCAGGCTCAACGGCGGCAACGGATCCACCCAGACCATCACCGCCGAAGACCAGGCGACCTACGGGCTCGCCCCCAACCCTGACGGGTCGGGCGCCACGTACACGTACACCAGGACCCCGATCAGCACCTTCAAGCTCGACAACGTGTGGTTCTCGCAGCAGAAGCCGAACAGCAGCCCGTTGAACGGCGCCACGAACGTGACGCTGAACAACCTCCGCGTCGCAGACCAGCTCGTCGAATACAGCAGTCAGTTCCCGCTGGCGCCGAGCGGGATCAGCACGCTGACGTCCACCTTCACGGACCCGAACGGCCAGACCCGGAACGTCAGGGCCGGCGCCCTCACCAGCGGCGACACCTGGGTGGGCGCGTGGACCGGCGACCAGACCAGGAACAACTCCTCGGACCTGACCCTCATCACCCGCAACACCGGGGTCGGCCTGATGGGCGAGCAGTACACCACCGGATCCGGCGACGGAAAGCTCTCCTACATCCAGTTCCCGCTCAGCAGCCTCACCAGGGCACCGAGCCAGGCGACGCTCCATCTCACCTACGTCGGCCACCGCTACTCGTCGGTCCCGTCGACCGACACCGACCAGCTCCTCGTGCAACCCGTCAGCGACACCGCCTGCACCGGCGGCGGCACGTCCTGCCCGGTCAACACGATGACCTGGCAGAACCGGCCGAGCTTCACCGCCACGACCTCATCCGTCGCGAAGTCGGCCACCTTCACCCTCGGTTCGACCGTCATCGCCGAGGGCGGCGGAACCCATCAGGGCAACGCCATCGACGGCCGCGACGTCACCGTCGACATCACCTCCTTCGTCCAGAACGCCTACGCGGCGGGCCGGTCCACGCTCGTGCTCGCCGTCGGCAACGCGGGGGGCACCAACCACGAGCTGCGCTTCGTCAGCTCCGAAGGCGCCGCCGGCTCCGGGAAGCTCGCCAACGGGACCGCCGACATGGCACCCGGGCTGACCGTGACCCCGTAG
- a CDS encoding LacI family DNA-binding transcriptional regulator — protein sequence MAEAAPRRQPTLDEVAALAGVSRSVASRALNNAPHVSRAKREAVERAVRHLGYVPNPRARALATRQTGAAALVVSGEDPSIFADPFFAQVIVGASAALEEADLHLMLCLAASDRGRKRVEELFRSRGADGVMLMALREDDPLARMAQEAAIPVVFGGRPVGPAPRWYVDVDNVGGAREATEYLLSHGRTRVAAICGRLDTGAGRARYRGYRDAVLAAGLEPFPPLEGDFTEPSGAAVMAALLRSDPDVDGVFAANDNMAAGALRSLRGAGRLVPADVGVVGFDDLEIARIADPPLTTVHQPITALGRETARMLVALLDGQDPTPLILPTRLVTRSSA from the coding sequence ATGGCAGAAGCCGCGCCTCGGCGGCAGCCGACTCTCGACGAGGTGGCCGCACTCGCCGGCGTCTCCCGTTCCGTGGCCTCCCGCGCCCTCAACAACGCTCCGCACGTCAGCCGCGCCAAACGGGAGGCAGTCGAGCGGGCCGTCCGGCACCTCGGTTACGTGCCGAACCCGCGGGCCCGTGCCCTGGCCACCCGTCAGACGGGAGCGGCCGCCCTGGTCGTCTCCGGCGAGGATCCGTCGATCTTCGCGGACCCGTTCTTCGCCCAGGTGATCGTGGGGGCGTCGGCCGCCCTGGAGGAGGCCGACCTGCACCTGATGCTCTGCCTGGCCGCTTCCGACCGGGGGCGCAAGCGGGTGGAGGAGCTGTTCCGGTCCAGGGGCGCCGACGGCGTCATGCTGATGGCGCTGCGCGAGGACGATCCGCTGGCCCGGATGGCCCAGGAGGCCGCGATACCCGTCGTGTTCGGCGGACGCCCGGTCGGTCCGGCTCCGCGGTGGTACGTGGACGTCGACAACGTCGGCGGAGCGCGCGAGGCCACCGAGTACCTGCTGTCCCACGGCCGGACCCGTGTCGCCGCGATCTGCGGGCGCCTCGACACCGGGGCCGGCCGCGCCCGGTACCGCGGATACCGCGACGCCGTGCTTGCGGCCGGCCTCGAACCGTTCCCACCGCTGGAGGGGGACTTCACCGAGCCCAGCGGCGCCGCCGTCATGGCCGCCCTGCTGCGGAGCGACCCCGATGTGGACGGGGTGTTCGCCGCCAACGACAACATGGCGGCGGGGGCGCTGCGCAGCCTGCGAGGGGCCGGCCGGCTGGTCCCCGCCGACGTCGGCGTGGTGGGCTTCGACGACCTGGAGATCGCCAGGATCGCCGACCCGCCGCTCACCACCGTCCATCAGCCCATCACGGCCCTCGGTCGGGAGACGGCCCGCATGCTGGTCGCACTCCTCGACGGTCAGGACCCCACCCCGCTGATCCTGCCCACCCGACTGGTCACCCGGTCCAGCGCCTGA
- a CDS encoding glycoside hydrolase family 6 protein gives MRRRLRALVTAFFALPLALAAAPSAHAADPTTMTSGFYVDPDASAKRWVAANPGDGRAPAISASLANTPAARWFGSWSGAIGTAAGSYAGAADRADKLPLLVAYNVYNRDYCGGHSAGGAASPSAYANWIAQFAGGIANRPAVVLLEPDSLGDYGCMNQAQINERQGMLSGALSQFSRQAPNTWVYLDAGNPGWADAATMAQRLHNAGLRQAHGFSLNISNYFTTAENTAYGNAVNRELSSRYGYTKPFVVDTSRNGNGSNGQWCNPSGRRIGTSTRLGGGAEMLLWIKTPGESDGNCGVGGGSSAGQFLPEVAYKMIYGY, from the coding sequence ATGCGCCGCAGGCTCCGCGCCCTCGTGACAGCGTTCTTCGCTCTGCCGCTGGCACTCGCCGCCGCACCGTCGGCACACGCCGCCGACCCGACCACCATGACCAGCGGGTTCTACGTCGACCCCGACGCCAGCGCGAAACGGTGGGTCGCCGCCAACCCCGGCGACGGCCGGGCGCCCGCGATCAGCGCCTCCCTCGCCAACACTCCGGCCGCCCGCTGGTTCGGCTCCTGGAGCGGGGCCATCGGCACCGCCGCCGGCTCGTACGCGGGGGCGGCGGACCGTGCGGACAAACTGCCCCTCCTCGTCGCGTACAACGTCTACAACCGCGACTACTGCGGCGGCCATTCGGCGGGCGGCGCCGCCTCGCCGTCCGCGTACGCCAACTGGATCGCGCAGTTCGCCGGCGGCATCGCCAACCGCCCGGCGGTCGTGCTTCTCGAACCGGACTCCCTCGGGGACTACGGCTGCATGAACCAGGCCCAGATCAACGAACGGCAGGGCATGCTCAGCGGCGCCCTGAGCCAGTTCAGCCGACAGGCCCCCAACACCTGGGTCTACCTCGACGCCGGCAACCCGGGCTGGGCCGACGCTGCGACCATGGCCCAGCGGCTGCACAACGCCGGTCTGCGGCAGGCCCATGGCTTCTCGCTCAACATCTCCAACTACTTCACCACGGCCGAGAACACCGCCTACGGCAATGCCGTCAACCGCGAACTGAGCTCCCGCTACGGCTACACCAAGCCGTTCGTCGTGGACACCAGCCGCAACGGCAACGGCTCCAACGGCCAGTGGTGCAACCCCTCCGGTCGCCGCATCGGCACTTCCACCCGGCTGGGCGGAGGCGCCGAGATGCTCCTGTGGATCAAGACCCCGGGTGAGTCAGACGGCAACTGCGGCGTCGGAGGCGGCTCCTCGGCCGGTCAGTTCCTCCCGGAGGTCGCCTACAAGATGATCTACGGCTACTGA
- a CDS encoding AraC family transcriptional regulator codes for MRTTTLWLDEPPTVVGAGIGVHGVSTAHDVFRLPDLWQLHLYHYEGALTLGQSVHAIRPGHVSLVPPDTEVHFHYRGRSEHLYVHLRLRESGSARAVPVMQDAAAESARLADLLRRAVTALPASPSRATAEVWAALWRIAELPSGEGEGRRHPYVSAAQAHVEEHLADPLSVPDIARAVGISHTHLTRLFRAETGLTVVSYIRRRRLQRARHLLASSTLSVTAVAAAVGIADLQAFNKACRRELGASPREVRATAGRPGPGGEKGSSQAPGAPDAPEAPKAPGHLTGP; via the coding sequence ATGAGGACCACGACGCTCTGGCTCGACGAACCGCCCACCGTGGTGGGCGCCGGCATCGGGGTGCACGGCGTCTCCACCGCACACGACGTCTTCCGCCTGCCCGACCTGTGGCAGCTGCACCTCTACCACTACGAGGGCGCCCTGACGCTGGGGCAGTCCGTCCACGCCATACGTCCCGGCCACGTCAGTCTGGTGCCGCCGGACACGGAGGTGCACTTCCACTACCGGGGCAGGTCGGAGCATCTCTACGTCCATCTGCGGCTGCGGGAGAGCGGATCGGCACGGGCGGTCCCGGTGATGCAGGACGCGGCGGCCGAGAGCGCACGCCTGGCCGATCTGCTCCGCCGTGCCGTGACGGCCCTGCCGGCCTCGCCCTCGCGGGCCACCGCCGAAGTGTGGGCCGCTCTGTGGCGCATCGCCGAGTTGCCGAGCGGCGAGGGAGAGGGACGCCGCCACCCGTACGTGTCCGCCGCGCAGGCCCACGTCGAGGAACACCTGGCCGACCCGCTGTCGGTGCCTGACATAGCGCGAGCCGTCGGGATCTCCCACACGCACCTGACGCGCCTGTTCCGTGCCGAGACAGGCCTCACGGTCGTCTCGTACATCCGGCGTCGGCGCCTGCAGCGCGCCCGTCACCTGCTGGCGTCCTCCACCCTGTCCGTCACCGCCGTCGCCGCGGCCGTGGGCATCGCCGATCTCCAGGCCTTCAACAAGGCCTGCCGTCGCGAACTGGGCGCGAGCCCGCGCGAGGTGCGTGCGACGGCCGGACGCCCCGGCCCCGGCGGCGAGAAAGGGTCATCGCAGGCGCCAGGGGCGCCAGACGCACCAGAGGCGCCGAAGGCGCCAGGACACCTCACCGGCCCCTGA
- a CDS encoding phytanoyl-CoA dioxygenase family protein: protein MSTSKHLLTSVQVARFVAQGFVRLDGAVPQEINERAVATLDEGLPQVPYGTPLSEAFAPDVFVHELLALPVVAGAVESLVGPGPTVDHHAVHVRRPHEGHAQDLHADAIIDVRPDAFDIQLMYYPHEVTAAMGGTLSVPGSHLRRINETDIGRVQNLRGQTRLTCPAGTVVLLHHGIWHSGRRNDTAHRRHMYKLRLNPTVPQVRLWDTSDLHDPAVAAELSAGFPWYEQATARLETYNRILLWRALTGDDQFDVEHWVTRVTNRPTQRSRA, encoded by the coding sequence ATGTCAACCAGCAAGCACCTCCTGACATCGGTTCAGGTGGCCCGCTTCGTCGCGCAGGGATTCGTGCGCCTGGACGGGGCGGTGCCGCAGGAGATCAACGAACGGGCCGTCGCGACCCTGGACGAGGGCCTGCCGCAGGTGCCCTACGGCACCCCGCTGAGCGAGGCCTTCGCCCCGGACGTCTTCGTGCACGAACTGCTCGCCCTGCCGGTCGTCGCCGGCGCGGTGGAAAGCCTGGTCGGCCCCGGCCCGACCGTCGACCACCACGCCGTGCACGTCCGCCGGCCGCACGAGGGACACGCGCAGGACCTCCACGCGGACGCGATCATCGACGTACGGCCGGACGCGTTCGACATCCAGCTCATGTACTACCCGCATGAGGTGACCGCCGCGATGGGCGGCACCCTGAGCGTGCCCGGAAGCCATCTGCGCAGGATCAACGAGACGGACATCGGACGTGTCCAGAACCTCCGGGGGCAGACGCGTCTGACCTGCCCCGCGGGGACGGTCGTCCTGCTGCACCACGGCATCTGGCACAGCGGGCGCCGCAACGACACCGCGCACCGCCGCCACATGTACAAGCTCCGCCTCAATCCCACGGTGCCGCAGGTCCGCCTCTGGGACACCTCCGACCTGCACGACCCGGCCGTCGCCGCGGAACTCTCCGCCGGTTTCCCCTGGTACGAGCAGGCCACCGCCCGACTGGAGACGTACAACCGCATCCTGCTGTGGCGGGCCCTGACCGGCGACGACCAGTTCGACGTCGAGCACTGGGTCACCCGCGTCACCAACAGGCCGACACAGAGGAGCCGGGCATGA
- a CDS encoding ABC transporter permease subunit, which translates to MSATSPRTGARPSRRRAGLGRLAAGGALLTAVALLPWLSGNDPALTVLRARSADQDPSPAQLAAVREQLGLDKGPFAHLASWLSGLPRGDAGTSWVSGEAVLPQVTSAFAVSVTLMLGALVVTVAVAALLSARTLHLGSRRRLHRATGAIGIAVLAALPKFLLASLLATVCGVWLGWFPSSGWEGPASMVLPALALGIPSGAMIGGLLDQSLPAAFNEPWARTWHAHGFTPHQVARQALRRVVAGVLPQLLPTVVALVGGAVAVEKIFNIPGLGRLALDAAIAQDLPPLQTATLALILLGVAAGFLIHALRRALLGPALRDGALPALHAQALPRGRFTRWATPVCALALLALVTVGLFRDPLHVDTAARLLPPSAAHPLGSDALGRDLLARLGHGALRTLGTALAVTAVCTLTGLLLGMATQVGAGLTEVGSTMPAVLAGMLTTAVTGPSASGAALAVCLVGWTPYAAQTAALLEQERAGGHILASLSLGAGPGHLLRRHLLPAVLPPVVRNALLRLPTTVLVLASLGFLGLGEQPPTAEWGRLLSENQSYAELAPWTVLGPAGALVLLSVLALSGTDAVAVRSPASVRLSRRPRHRAVQGDMAGRRVN; encoded by the coding sequence ATGAGTGCGACATCGCCCCGCACCGGGGCCCGCCCGTCGCGTCGGCGCGCGGGCCTCGGCCGCCTCGCAGCCGGGGGTGCGCTGCTGACGGCGGTGGCCCTGCTGCCCTGGCTGTCCGGGAACGACCCCGCGCTGACCGTCCTGCGGGCACGCTCCGCAGACCAGGACCCTTCGCCCGCCCAGCTTGCCGCGGTAAGGGAGCAACTGGGTCTGGACAAGGGGCCGTTCGCGCATCTCGCGTCGTGGCTGAGCGGTCTGCCGCGAGGCGACGCGGGCACTTCCTGGGTGTCGGGTGAGGCGGTGCTGCCCCAGGTGACGAGCGCCTTCGCGGTCTCCGTGACGCTGATGCTCGGAGCCCTCGTGGTCACGGTCGCCGTTGCCGCACTGCTCAGCGCCCGTACGCTGCACCTCGGCTCCCGGCGGCGCCTGCACCGGGCGACGGGCGCCATCGGCATCGCCGTTCTCGCCGCGTTGCCCAAGTTTCTGCTCGCCTCGCTCCTGGCCACCGTGTGCGGGGTGTGGCTGGGCTGGTTCCCCTCCAGCGGGTGGGAGGGGCCCGCGTCGATGGTGCTGCCCGCGCTCGCCCTCGGCATCCCCTCCGGGGCGATGATCGGGGGTCTGCTCGACCAGTCACTGCCCGCGGCCTTCAACGAACCATGGGCCCGTACCTGGCACGCCCACGGCTTCACGCCCCACCAGGTCGCCCGGCAGGCGCTGCGGCGCGTGGTGGCAGGGGTGCTGCCGCAGCTCCTGCCGACCGTGGTGGCACTGGTCGGTGGTGCCGTCGCCGTGGAGAAGATCTTCAACATCCCCGGGCTCGGCCGCCTCGCCCTGGACGCAGCCATCGCCCAGGACCTGCCGCCCCTGCAGACCGCGACCCTGGCCCTCATCCTGCTCGGCGTCGCTGCCGGCTTCCTCATCCATGCCCTGCGCAGAGCGCTGCTCGGCCCGGCCCTGCGGGACGGAGCCCTGCCCGCGCTGCACGCACAGGCCCTCCCACGAGGGCGCTTCACCCGGTGGGCCACTCCGGTCTGCGCCCTCGCGCTGCTCGCTCTCGTCACCGTCGGACTGTTCCGAGACCCCCTGCATGTGGACACGGCGGCCCGACTGCTCCCGCCCTCAGCCGCACACCCGTTGGGCTCGGACGCGCTCGGCCGCGATCTGCTGGCCCGCCTCGGCCACGGCGCGCTGCGGACGCTGGGCACGGCCCTCGCGGTGACCGCGGTCTGCACGCTCACCGGGCTGCTGCTCGGCATGGCGACGCAGGTCGGCGCGGGCCTGACGGAAGTGGGGTCGACGATGCCGGCGGTCCTGGCCGGCATGCTGACCACCGCGGTGACCGGCCCGTCGGCCTCGGGCGCCGCCCTGGCGGTCTGCCTGGTCGGCTGGACTCCCTACGCAGCCCAGACCGCGGCCCTGCTGGAACAGGAGCGGGCCGGCGGGCACATCCTCGCCTCCCTGTCCCTCGGCGCCGGACCGGGCCATCTCCTGCGCCGCCACCTGCTGCCCGCCGTACTGCCCCCCGTTGTGCGCAACGCCCTCCTGCGCCTGCCCACCACCGTCCTCGTACTGGCCTCCCTCGGATTCCTCGGTCTGGGCGAACAGCCGCCCACCGCCGAATGGGGCCGACTGCTGTCGGAGAACCAGTCATACGCGGAACTGGCGCCCTGGACGGTACTCGGCCCGGCCGGCGCACTCGTCCTGCTCTCCGTTCTCGCCCTCTCCGGCACGGACGCCGTGGCTGTGCGCAGCCCGGCGTCGGTCCGGCTCTCCCGTCGGCCCCGTCACAGAGCTGTACAGGGCGACATGGCCGGGCGCCGGGTGAACTGA